A region from the Geobacter benzoatilyticus genome encodes:
- a CDS encoding ABC transporter ATP-binding protein has product MAAIEIDKLCKVFRTKKFGKVEALSDLSLTIASGEVYGFLGPNGAGKSTTIKTIMGLIAPTSGTARIMGQKIESPQARAHIGYLPENPAFYDYLTAEEYLKFVGRSFKMSDEDIAVRSEATIKLLDLWEARRRPIRGYSKGMVQRVGLAQALIHDPDVFILDEPMSGLDPVGRALVKEIILELKKAGKTVFFSTHITDDVEKVCDRVGVIVGGKLQYDGNVEELLRDGTEGYVLQVRNIPEGLSCATVSRAIAHGVVEIVLKREDLNKSMTELVARGGSIERIEPQRKNLESFFLDILKKKGNR; this is encoded by the coding sequence ATGGCAGCAATCGAAATTGACAAATTGTGCAAGGTCTTTCGAACAAAGAAATTCGGTAAGGTGGAGGCTCTTTCCGATCTTTCTCTGACAATTGCATCCGGAGAAGTTTACGGTTTTCTTGGCCCCAATGGTGCCGGTAAAAGCACGACGATCAAGACGATCATGGGGCTCATCGCTCCCACTTCAGGAACGGCCCGAATCATGGGGCAGAAGATCGAGAGCCCCCAGGCGCGAGCCCATATTGGCTACCTGCCCGAGAATCCGGCATTTTACGATTATCTCACGGCCGAGGAGTACCTGAAGTTTGTCGGCCGATCCTTTAAAATGAGTGATGAAGACATAGCCGTTCGCAGTGAGGCTACGATCAAGTTGCTGGATCTTTGGGAAGCACGCAGGCGCCCGATACGGGGATATAGCAAGGGGATGGTCCAGCGGGTCGGGCTTGCCCAAGCACTCATCCATGACCCCGATGTCTTTATTCTTGACGAGCCGATGAGTGGTCTGGACCCTGTCGGGAGGGCTCTGGTCAAGGAGATCATTCTTGAACTCAAAAAAGCTGGGAAGACAGTTTTTTTCAGTACTCACATTACTGATGACGTGGAAAAGGTATGTGATCGCGTAGGGGTAATTGTCGGGGGGAAATTGCAGTACGACGGAAACGTCGAGGAGTTGTTGCGTGACGGTACAGAAGGATATGTATTGCAAGTCCGAAACATTCCCGAAGGTCTTAGTTGCGCAACCGTCAGTAGGGCGATTGCTCACGGCGTTGTTGAAATCGTCTTGAAGCGAGAGGATTTGAATAAATCAATGACTGAGTTGGTCGCTCGCGGGGGGAGTATTGAACGAATCGAACCCCAGCGAAAAAATTTGGAATCGTTTTTTCTCGATATTTTAAAAAAGAAGGGCAATCGGTGA